The Musa acuminata AAA Group cultivar baxijiao chromosome BXJ1-3, Cavendish_Baxijiao_AAA, whole genome shotgun sequence genome window below encodes:
- the LOC135634846 gene encoding FH protein interacting protein FIP2-like isoform X1, with protein sequence MMGSGVPWPPSQVLLNVGGKKYATTVDTLTQREPESMLGAMFSGRHTVSTDDVTGMIFIDRDGKHFRHILNWLRDGIIPTLQDSEYQELLREAEYYQLLGLVDNINTSLNKRKDNDGSVAELSRTEIIKCIQSDRVRFRGVNLSGLDLSKLDLSFVDFSYSCIRKTNFSRANLQKAKFGDAEAEDSIFQDAILRECELIGANLHGALLDRANLQSANLQDACLTGCSLYEADLRSAHLQSAKLTGANLKGANLEGANLKGAKLNSANLQGANLQRAYLREVDLRDSKLDGAKLGGANLLGAIR encoded by the exons ATGATGGGGTCCGGCGTTCCCTGGCCTCCATCGCAGGTCCTCCTCAATGTAG GGGGGAAGAAATATGCAACAACAGTTGATACACTTACGCAACGGGAGCCTGAGTCCATGCTTGGAGCAATGTTTAGTGGGCGGCATACTGTTTCTACAGATGATGTAACG GGAATGATATTTATTGATAGAGATGGGAAACACTTCAGGCATATCCTCAATTGGTTAAGGGATGGGATCATTCCAACACTCCAAGATTCTGAGTATCAAGAACTGTTGCGAGAGGCAGAATACTATCAGTTACTT GGATTGGTTGACAACATAAACACAAgtttgaacaaaagaaaagacAATGATGGCTCAGTGGCTGAATTATCACGAACGGAGATCATCAAATGCATTCAATCTGACAGAGTTAGGTTTCGAGGCGTGAATCTTTCTGGCCTTGATCTTTCTAAactt GATCTATCATTTGTTGATTTCAGTTATTCCTGTATCCGGAAAACCAATTTTTCAAGAGCTAATCTCCAAAAAGCTAAGTTTGGG GATGCAGAAGCGGAAGATTCAATCTTTCAAGATGCAATTTTGCGTGA GTGTGAGCTTATTGGGGCAAATCTTCATGGAGCTTTATTAGATAGAGCTAATCTTCAAAGTGCAAATCTGCAAG ATGCATGCTTAACTGGATGTAGTCTCTATGAAGCTGACCTCCGTTCGGCTCATTTACAG AGTGCGAAGCTGACTGGTGCCAACCTTAAAGGAGCTAATTTGGAAGGTGCCAATCTAAAG GGTGCCAAGTTGAATAGTGCAAATTTGCAGGGTGCAAATCTTCAAAGGGCTTACCTTCGAGAAGTTGATTTACGTGACTCT AAACTGGATGGAGCGAAGCTAGGAGGGGCTAATCTACTTGGAGCAatcagatga
- the LOC135634846 gene encoding FH protein interacting protein FIP2-like isoform X2 → MMGSGVPWPPSQVLLNVGGKKYATTVDTLTQREPESMLGAMFSGRHTVSTDDGMIFIDRDGKHFRHILNWLRDGIIPTLQDSEYQELLREAEYYQLLGLVDNINTSLNKRKDNDGSVAELSRTEIIKCIQSDRVRFRGVNLSGLDLSKLDLSFVDFSYSCIRKTNFSRANLQKAKFGDAEAEDSIFQDAILRECELIGANLHGALLDRANLQSANLQDACLTGCSLYEADLRSAHLQSAKLTGANLKGANLEGANLKGAKLNSANLQGANLQRAYLREVDLRDSKLDGAKLGGANLLGAIR, encoded by the exons ATGATGGGGTCCGGCGTTCCCTGGCCTCCATCGCAGGTCCTCCTCAATGTAG GGGGGAAGAAATATGCAACAACAGTTGATACACTTACGCAACGGGAGCCTGAGTCCATGCTTGGAGCAATGTTTAGTGGGCGGCATACTGTTTCTACAGATGAT GGAATGATATTTATTGATAGAGATGGGAAACACTTCAGGCATATCCTCAATTGGTTAAGGGATGGGATCATTCCAACACTCCAAGATTCTGAGTATCAAGAACTGTTGCGAGAGGCAGAATACTATCAGTTACTT GGATTGGTTGACAACATAAACACAAgtttgaacaaaagaaaagacAATGATGGCTCAGTGGCTGAATTATCACGAACGGAGATCATCAAATGCATTCAATCTGACAGAGTTAGGTTTCGAGGCGTGAATCTTTCTGGCCTTGATCTTTCTAAactt GATCTATCATTTGTTGATTTCAGTTATTCCTGTATCCGGAAAACCAATTTTTCAAGAGCTAATCTCCAAAAAGCTAAGTTTGGG GATGCAGAAGCGGAAGATTCAATCTTTCAAGATGCAATTTTGCGTGA GTGTGAGCTTATTGGGGCAAATCTTCATGGAGCTTTATTAGATAGAGCTAATCTTCAAAGTGCAAATCTGCAAG ATGCATGCTTAACTGGATGTAGTCTCTATGAAGCTGACCTCCGTTCGGCTCATTTACAG AGTGCGAAGCTGACTGGTGCCAACCTTAAAGGAGCTAATTTGGAAGGTGCCAATCTAAAG GGTGCCAAGTTGAATAGTGCAAATTTGCAGGGTGCAAATCTTCAAAGGGCTTACCTTCGAGAAGTTGATTTACGTGACTCT AAACTGGATGGAGCGAAGCTAGGAGGGGCTAATCTACTTGGAGCAatcagatga